The following are encoded in a window of Roseimicrobium gellanilyticum genomic DNA:
- the asd gene encoding archaetidylserine decarboxylase (Phosphatidylserine decarboxylase is synthesized as a single chain precursor. Generation of the pyruvoyl active site from a Ser is coupled to cleavage of a Gly-Ser bond between the larger (beta) and smaller (alpha chains). It is an integral membrane protein.): MLQIRKLRDSLLLQEDLNFLLTNRLPRREITRLMGWFSKIRNPLVCRMSIATWRMFTDLDLSEARSNSFQSLHECFTRDLKPGSRVVDSDPQVITSPCDAIVGATGMVQSGEVFQAKGFPYRLEDLFGQAERAMPFEGGTYVTLRLTSTMYHRFHAPSDGRIDHVSYLSGDTWNVNPIALKRVERLFCRNERAVIRMSLADGTPFALVPVAAILVASIRLHFLDVLLHLRWPGPNEFACNQAVKKGEELGWFEHGSTIIVFAPSGFTLAPGIESGTRIQMGQPLMKLPTSRTDPAPMTQVSARELPLPAAGMATG; the protein is encoded by the coding sequence ATGTTACAGATTCGAAAGTTACGGGACAGCCTTCTACTCCAGGAAGACCTCAATTTCCTCCTCACCAATCGCTTGCCACGCCGCGAGATCACCCGGCTCATGGGATGGTTCAGCAAGATCAGAAATCCCCTCGTCTGCCGGATGTCCATCGCCACGTGGCGCATGTTCACCGATCTTGATCTCAGCGAAGCGCGCTCCAACTCCTTTCAGAGCCTGCATGAGTGCTTCACTCGCGATTTGAAGCCCGGCTCCCGGGTCGTCGATTCCGACCCGCAAGTCATTACCAGCCCTTGCGATGCCATTGTCGGCGCCACCGGCATGGTGCAGTCTGGCGAAGTCTTCCAGGCCAAGGGCTTCCCCTACCGTCTTGAAGACCTCTTCGGTCAGGCCGAGCGCGCCATGCCGTTCGAAGGCGGTACGTATGTGACCCTGCGACTGACCTCGACCATGTATCACCGCTTCCATGCTCCTTCGGATGGTCGCATCGACCACGTGAGCTACCTCAGCGGCGATACTTGGAACGTGAATCCCATCGCACTCAAACGCGTCGAGCGCCTGTTTTGCCGCAATGAACGAGCAGTCATCCGCATGTCTCTTGCGGATGGAACCCCGTTCGCGCTGGTACCCGTCGCTGCCATTCTGGTAGCGAGCATCCGGCTCCATTTCCTGGATGTGCTGCTACATCTGCGCTGGCCCGGCCCGAATGAATTTGCATGCAATCAAGCCGTGAAAAAGGGCGAAGAACTGGGCTGGTTCGAGCACGGCTCCACCATCATCGTCTTCGCCCCGTCCGGCTTCACCCTTGCTCCAGGCATTGAGAGCGGAACCCGCATACAGATGGGACAGCCGTTGATGAAACTTCCCACTTCACGCACTGACCCTGCCCCTATGACGCAGGTATCCGCACGTGAGCTTCCACTGCCTGCGGCTGGCATGGCAACTGGCTGA